A section of the Paenibacillus odorifer genome encodes:
- the cysK gene encoding cysteine synthase A: MAKVVNNVTELIGGTPLVRLNRLAQEGSADIYLKLEYQNPGSSVKDRIAISIVEEAEREGLLKPGGTIVEATSGNTGIGLALVAAAKGYKAVIVMPETMSLERRNLLRAYGAELVLTPGSEGMNGAVKKADEILKENPSYFPSEQFKNKANVKIHRETTGPEIIDAIESIGGPLDAFIAGIGTGGTITGAGEVLKSQYPDIKIYAVEPAASPILAGGKPGPHKIQGIGANFIPEILNQDIYDEIIHVENDEAFETARRVAKEEGVLSGISSGAAVFAALKVAKDLGPGKKVVVIIPSNGERYLSTPLYNFEA; encoded by the coding sequence ATGGCTAAAGTCGTTAACAACGTAACAGAATTGATCGGAGGTACTCCGCTCGTTCGTTTGAATCGTCTGGCACAGGAAGGCTCCGCAGATATTTATTTGAAATTGGAATATCAGAACCCGGGATCAAGCGTAAAAGACCGGATTGCAATCAGCATCGTGGAAGAAGCTGAGCGTGAAGGTCTACTGAAACCAGGAGGTACGATTGTAGAAGCTACTAGTGGTAACACTGGTATCGGCCTGGCACTTGTAGCTGCTGCTAAAGGTTATAAGGCAGTTATCGTAATGCCGGAAACAATGAGCTTGGAGCGCCGTAATCTCCTTCGCGCATATGGAGCGGAATTGGTGCTGACCCCAGGATCGGAAGGTATGAATGGTGCGGTTAAGAAAGCAGACGAAATTCTGAAGGAGAACCCAAGCTATTTCCCATCCGAGCAATTCAAGAATAAAGCGAACGTGAAGATTCACCGTGAGACTACTGGACCTGAAATCATTGACGCTATTGAATCCATCGGCGGTCCTTTGGATGCTTTTATTGCAGGTATCGGAACAGGCGGAACGATCACTGGTGCGGGTGAAGTGCTGAAAAGCCAATATCCTGATATTAAGATTTATGCTGTGGAGCCTGCTGCTTCCCCAATCTTGGCTGGAGGCAAACCAGGCCCTCACAAAATCCAGGGTATCGGAGCTAACTTCATCCCTGAGATTCTGAACCAAGATATCTATGATGAAATCATCCACGTTGAGAATGATGAAGCTTTCGAAACTGCACGTCGTGTAGCTAAAGAAGAAGGCGTCTTGTCTGGTATTTCTTCAGGTGCTGCTGTATTTGCCGCACTTAAAGTAGCTAAAGATTTAGGCCCTGGCAAAAAAGTAGTAGTCATTATCCCAAGTAACGGCGAACGTTACCTGAGCACACCACTTTACAATTTCGAAGCGTAA
- a CDS encoding aminotransferase class IV produces MKYIGFNNGVIDARETVVSTLDHGFLYGIGLFETFRTYGGVPFLLERHLKRMAEGCKALGIPFEAEAAHLLDWIKRVMDKNELKEAYIRYTVTAGEDILGLPAGDYQKPNHLLYIKALPKVPDKLYSEGKELQLLSLRRNTPEGTVRFKSLHYMNNILAKRELRGYTSAANGAEGLMLTAEEFIAEGIVSNIFFVKNNRLYTPDLTTGILPGITREMVMELALSAGLSVEEGTYHWEQLKAADEVFLTNSVQEIVPVTGVWHGDARFTIGTGQCGTITAGLISLYRDRTAISK; encoded by the coding sequence ATGAAATATATAGGATTTAACAATGGTGTCATTGACGCCCGAGAAACCGTGGTTTCTACCTTGGATCACGGCTTTTTGTACGGCATTGGCTTGTTCGAAACCTTTAGGACCTATGGGGGAGTTCCCTTTTTGCTGGAGCGTCATTTGAAGCGTATGGCAGAGGGTTGCAAGGCACTGGGCATTCCATTTGAAGCAGAAGCGGCACATCTACTTGACTGGATTAAGCGCGTTATGGACAAAAATGAATTAAAAGAAGCTTATATACGCTATACCGTAACAGCCGGTGAGGATATTCTCGGATTACCTGCTGGTGATTATCAAAAGCCTAATCATTTGTTGTACATCAAAGCGCTGCCGAAAGTACCAGATAAACTCTATAGTGAAGGCAAAGAGCTGCAGCTGTTGTCCTTGCGGCGTAATACTCCTGAGGGAACAGTGCGATTCAAGTCGCTGCATTATATGAATAACATTCTGGCTAAGCGAGAGCTTAGAGGGTATACTTCTGCGGCAAATGGTGCTGAAGGACTAATGCTGACGGCAGAAGAATTTATTGCCGAGGGCATTGTCAGCAACATCTTTTTTGTAAAAAACAACAGGCTCTATACCCCAGATCTTACAACAGGGATACTTCCGGGAATTACCCGGGAAATGGTAATGGAGCTGGCTCTTAGTGCAGGCCTTAGTGTTGAAGAAGGAACATATCACTGGGAGCAGTTAAAAGCTGCTGATGAAGTGTTTCTTACCAATTCCGTACAAGAAATCGTTCCTGTTACTGGGGTGTGGCACGGAGATGCAAGATTTACTATAGGTACTGGCCAGTGTGGAACAATTACTGCTGGCTTGATTTCATTATATAGAGATAGGACGGCGATTTCGAAATGA
- a CDS encoding anthranilate synthase component I family protein encodes MALEIITTWNEWEQWAAEDWSMFPLIIKSPRCTNELPASWEKAWELASQYSVVLESGKGGRYTYLGLNPVSILKGKEDNAEVFSFPTESLELASVDEERIPEATTLHGQPLELLQQWMSDFTSPKLKDEDVPPFSGGCIGFLGYDVVRSLERLPSLAQDDPGFPDYLFMRFDEIWIYDHEEHVLYCAVHVPVPADCGMEELQNLYLGSIEQAGQMVEQWQLISSAAGLDDEAVGSIEALTVSSGEWPGMASAFSPEKFQQAVLDVQEYIRQGDVFQVNLSLRQEAQLKSPPEDVYEWLRKLNPSPYMGLLRSPGFALSSASPELLVKLHGDKVSARPIAGTRRRGLTPAEDAAMEAELRGSEKEIAEHIMLVDLERNDIGRVAAYGSVSVPELMTVERYSHVMHLVSQVEGQIAPDKDAYAVIAALFPGGTITGAPKVRTMEIIEELEPVRRGPYTGSMGFIDYNGNMELNIIIRTLAVKDGVGYIQTGAGIVIDSDPYREYRECHNKAKAVVKAVLCSELQQELPATSGAEGGVAL; translated from the coding sequence ATGGCTTTGGAAATCATAACAACCTGGAACGAGTGGGAACAATGGGCTGCTGAAGACTGGAGCATGTTTCCCTTGATTATAAAATCTCCCCGGTGCACAAACGAATTACCCGCGTCCTGGGAGAAAGCCTGGGAGTTAGCTTCCCAGTATTCTGTAGTTTTAGAAAGTGGTAAGGGTGGCCGTTATACGTACTTGGGCTTGAACCCTGTTTCGATATTGAAGGGCAAGGAGGATAATGCGGAAGTATTTAGCTTCCCTACTGAATCTTTGGAATTAGCATCAGTGGACGAGGAGAGGATACCTGAGGCAACAACACTACATGGACAACCGCTGGAGCTACTGCAGCAATGGATGTCGGATTTTACGTCACCTAAGCTAAAGGATGAAGATGTTCCTCCTTTTTCTGGTGGATGTATTGGTTTCCTTGGTTATGATGTGGTTCGTTCTTTGGAACGATTGCCGTCTCTTGCCCAAGATGATCCTGGTTTTCCTGATTATCTTTTTATGAGGTTTGACGAGATATGGATTTATGATCACGAAGAGCATGTGCTGTATTGTGCTGTTCACGTTCCAGTTCCAGCAGACTGTGGGATGGAAGAGCTGCAAAATCTTTATCTTGGCAGTATAGAACAGGCTGGACAAATGGTAGAGCAGTGGCAGCTGATATCTTCAGCTGCAGGATTGGATGATGAGGCTGTGGGCAGCATTGAGGCCCTTACAGTTTCATCAGGAGAGTGGCCGGGCATGGCTTCCGCTTTTTCGCCTGAGAAGTTTCAGCAGGCAGTGCTGGACGTTCAGGAATACATCCGCCAAGGTGATGTCTTCCAAGTGAACCTCTCGCTGCGCCAGGAGGCGCAGCTGAAGTCCCCGCCGGAGGATGTTTACGAGTGGCTGCGCAAGCTCAACCCGTCCCCGTACATGGGGCTCTTGCGGTCGCCCGGCTTCGCGCTGTCCAGCGCTTCACCGGAGCTGCTCGTCAAGCTGCACGGGGACAAAGTGAGCGCCCGGCCAATCGCTGGCACCCGGCGCCGGGGACTCACTCCCGCGGAGGATGCCGCCATGGAGGCGGAGCTTCGCGGGAGCGAAAAAGAGATCGCCGAGCATATCATGCTTGTCGATCTGGAACGCAACGACATCGGGCGTGTCGCTGCATACGGTTCCGTCAGCGTGCCGGAGCTGATGACGGTGGAGCGCTACTCTCATGTGATGCATCTCGTTTCGCAGGTAGAGGGCCAGATTGCGCCGGATAAAGACGCGTATGCGGTTATTGCAGCTTTATTCCCCGGGGGGACTATTACAGGGGCTCCCAAGGTAAGGACAATGGAGATTATTGAAGAATTGGAGCCGGTTCGACGTGGACCCTATACAGGATCGATGGGTTTTATTGACTATAACGGCAATATGGAATTAAATATTATTATAAGAACGCTGGCTGTAAAAGACGGGGTCGGATATATTCAGACAGGTGCCGGCATAGTGATCGATTCCGATCCCTACCGTGAATACCGTGAATGCCATAATAAAGCCAAAGCGGTAGTGAAGGCAGTACTCTGTAGTGAACTGCAGCAGGAATTGCCAGCTACCAGCGGAGCCGAAGGGGGAGTAGCACTGTGA
- the pabA gene encoding aminodeoxychorismate/anthranilate synthase component II: MILVIDNYDSFTYNLVQYLGELGEEVKVHRNDEITIEEIEKLAPDHILISPGPCTPNEAGISLELLHHFKGIIPIFGVCLGHQAIGQAFGGNVIRAERLMHGKTSPIYHNGTSVFEGLESPFTATRYHSLIVERESLPDCLEITAETEEGEIMALRHKEYPIEGVQFHPESIITDHGHTMLRNFLKRRAGETA, from the coding sequence GTGATCTTGGTCATCGATAATTATGATTCCTTTACGTATAACCTCGTACAGTATTTAGGTGAGCTTGGGGAAGAGGTTAAAGTGCACCGCAATGATGAAATTACCATCGAAGAGATTGAAAAGCTGGCACCTGACCATATTCTAATTTCACCAGGCCCATGTACGCCAAATGAAGCGGGAATTAGTCTGGAATTGTTGCATCATTTCAAGGGGATCATTCCGATCTTCGGCGTATGCCTTGGACATCAAGCGATTGGACAAGCATTTGGTGGCAATGTCATCCGTGCTGAGCGTTTGATGCATGGGAAGACATCGCCTATTTACCATAACGGGACCTCAGTTTTTGAAGGTCTGGAGTCTCCATTTACAGCTACCCGATATCATTCACTGATTGTAGAGCGGGAGAGTCTCCCAGATTGCTTGGAGATTACGGCTGAGACTGAAGAAGGGGAGATTATGGCATTGCGCCATAAAGAATACCCTATTGAAGGTGTGCAGTTCCACCCGGAATCTATTATTACGGATCATGGTCATACGATGCTGCGTAATTTCTTGAAACGGAGAGCCGGAGAAACGGCATGA
- the hslO gene encoding Hsp33 family molecular chaperone HslO, which translates to MEKKKDRLIRGTALNGKVRAFAVRTTELVEELRRRHDTYPTATAAMGRTVTAAAMMGAMLKGSEKLSIMVKGNGPIGQIVAESNALGEVRGYVHNPHIHLPSNSMGKLDVAGAVGTEGFIDVIKDLGMKEPYRGSIPIISGELGDDFTYYFAVSEQTPAAVGLGVLVDTDESVIVAGGFIVQLLPGLTDAEITEIEKAVGAMPSVTALLDQGLEPEEMLRYLLPDAVVMDELDINFACQCSRERVEQTLVSLGRDELERLIAEDEQAEVVCHFCNEAYVFNKDDLQVILEQANS; encoded by the coding sequence ATGGAAAAAAAGAAGGATCGACTAATCCGTGGCACGGCTCTTAATGGTAAAGTGAGAGCGTTTGCTGTCCGCACAACTGAATTGGTTGAAGAACTGAGACGCAGACACGATACGTATCCAACGGCTACAGCCGCAATGGGACGTACAGTTACCGCTGCAGCCATGATGGGCGCTATGCTCAAGGGTAGTGAGAAGCTGAGTATTATGGTTAAAGGGAATGGACCGATCGGACAAATCGTTGCAGAATCCAATGCATTGGGAGAAGTGCGTGGTTATGTGCATAATCCGCACATTCATTTACCGAGCAATAGCATGGGGAAACTGGATGTAGCTGGAGCGGTGGGAACTGAAGGGTTCATTGATGTTATAAAAGATTTAGGCATGAAAGAGCCATACCGAGGTAGTATACCTATTATCTCCGGGGAGCTTGGCGATGATTTTACTTATTATTTTGCGGTTTCTGAGCAAACTCCAGCTGCGGTTGGCCTAGGTGTACTGGTAGATACCGATGAGTCGGTAATTGTGGCTGGAGGGTTTATTGTTCAGCTTCTTCCTGGTCTGACTGATGCGGAGATCACAGAGATTGAAAAAGCTGTAGGGGCGATGCCTTCTGTAACAGCGCTTCTCGATCAGGGGCTGGAGCCAGAAGAAATGCTGCGCTACCTGTTGCCGGATGCAGTGGTTATGGATGAACTGGATATTAACTTTGCTTGTCAGTGTTCGCGTGAGCGGGTAGAGCAGACATTGGTTAGCTTAGGGCGGGATGAACTGGAGAGATTAATTGCAGAAGATGAACAGGCTGAAGTCGTATGCCATTTTTGCAATGAGGCTTATGTTTTCAATAAGGACGATTTACAGGTCATTTTAGAACAAGCGAATTCGTAG
- a CDS encoding peptidylprolyl isomerase produces the protein MMTRQERALRNTVIILAVATLMLGGLLFWSLRAMALLKGDTTDNESPDVATAGGQPITDQQWMDELKKKHGEEVLISMLNHIVVDMEAKALGITVTDDEVKQELARTIVGYESEAQYYAQMQSQLGLSRQEVFTETAYRLSLQAIATVGITISDADIDAYLEQNAERFVPKKEMQLSMIKVSSYEEGQQVMDRLEQGEDFADLAREVSIDEESRQHGGSLGKVEEDDPFWPEGMLKTAAGLDVGDIAGPIETGEDFAIIRLESIHSPEMPDQKEIRALVRQELALEQAPPLQQVESNLRNKYEVSINIDNSLQD, from the coding sequence ATGATGACGAGACAGGAACGCGCACTTCGCAATACGGTTATTATTCTAGCTGTTGCAACTTTAATGCTCGGGGGTCTATTATTCTGGAGTTTACGCGCCATGGCTCTTCTTAAAGGAGATACAACAGACAATGAATCACCGGATGTAGCGACTGCAGGCGGACAACCGATAACGGATCAGCAGTGGATGGATGAGCTCAAAAAAAAGCATGGAGAAGAAGTGTTAATCAGTATGCTTAACCATATTGTCGTGGACATGGAAGCTAAGGCTTTAGGAATTACCGTGACAGACGATGAGGTTAAGCAGGAACTGGCACGCACTATAGTTGGATACGAATCAGAAGCGCAATATTATGCTCAAATGCAATCTCAGCTGGGATTATCTCGTCAGGAAGTGTTCACAGAGACAGCTTATCGTCTGTCCTTACAAGCGATAGCCACGGTGGGCATTACAATCAGTGATGCCGATATAGATGCTTATTTAGAGCAAAATGCCGAGCGCTTCGTTCCAAAAAAGGAAATGCAGCTTTCTATGATCAAGGTTTCATCCTATGAGGAAGGTCAGCAGGTAATGGATCGCTTGGAACAGGGTGAGGATTTCGCTGATTTGGCTAGGGAAGTGTCTATTGATGAAGAGAGTCGGCAGCATGGAGGCAGTTTAGGCAAAGTAGAGGAAGACGACCCTTTTTGGCCAGAGGGAATGTTAAAGACTGCGGCTGGATTGGATGTGGGTGATATAGCCGGTCCGATCGAGACAGGGGAAGACTTCGCCATTATTCGCTTGGAGAGTATTCACTCTCCAGAAATGCCAGATCAGAAAGAAATTCGGGCGCTTGTACGTCAAGAGCTGGCTTTGGAGCAAGCCCCTCCCTTGCAGCAGGTGGAAAGCAATTTACGCAATAAATATGAGGTGTCAATAAATATTGACAACAGCCTGCAAGATTGA